In Lusitaniella coriacea LEGE 07157, a single genomic region encodes these proteins:
- a CDS encoding type IV secretory system conjugative DNA transfer family protein: protein MNHKRKPSLLERIGKSLKEPKKIPPWQKWVVAGLIVGIAAQPLFTLGVAMTRLLLEIFHLSEFNPGNVVGVCIGLLCAAGGSSVIFKGVLALATLRYWKQAIASLSFWMLSICAVVGSGLGTLSLSLILLPGLDLKLALVFAVFVAGLVTAALVESQWIFWDLVLRGRKLRTDLKTLPANGSNHRRLPWGKLWVEKSQESLGYFILGAPGMGKSTWLEVLMTIALGYIGIVPNYRGLVVDSKPDQSAGMVPFLEALGVPYKILNPLDRTRCCAWDMALDITGEARAAELSAVLIPENENQKDNKYFIDAARLLLTAVIVALQTAKGTKWTLRDLLLACSNKNDLLLLLKNHHPRYQAYEEFFKDKKGKNEVLTTLQANLLPLNIVAARWERAPEKISLRNWLRGEYVLVMGSDFEFPETLKRINQLLFRFIASGLKSLPDDPERRVWMFIDELAAISPLPELENLLALGRSKSLGTVLSTQNLPALVRILGREKTFEIFGLCARKAIMGVDPETAKLLSEYFSDYEYVETTYNASVSYGPQGTSTTEGTQDKRGTRRTVTAQQFMDMNFPAPGPENGLSAFFTAPGEGIHFHRYEWEEIQQMRVQRVDSVTAYERIDDDDPTTKLLPWSDEEREALGLA from the coding sequence ATGAATCACAAACGCAAGCCATCTCTCCTAGAGAGGATAGGGAAGAGTCTCAAGGAACCGAAGAAAATTCCCCCCTGGCAGAAGTGGGTCGTGGCGGGTTTGATAGTCGGTATCGCCGCTCAACCCCTTTTCACTCTCGGTGTAGCAATGACCCGCCTGTTGCTAGAGATATTCCATCTCTCAGAGTTCAATCCCGGCAATGTTGTAGGAGTCTGCATTGGGCTTTTGTGCGCGGCAGGGGGGTCGTCGGTCATCTTCAAAGGGGTTCTGGCCTTAGCCACCCTCAGATATTGGAAACAGGCTATTGCTTCCTTGAGCTTTTGGATGCTCTCAATCTGTGCTGTTGTCGGCTCTGGATTGGGAACCTTGAGCCTCAGCCTGATTCTGCTCCCCGGACTCGATCTCAAGCTCGCCCTGGTGTTTGCGGTTTTCGTGGCGGGTCTCGTTACAGCAGCCCTTGTAGAATCGCAGTGGATATTTTGGGATCTCGTGCTGCGGGGTCGAAAACTCAGAACAGACCTCAAAACTCTTCCCGCCAACGGGAGCAACCACCGCCGACTTCCCTGGGGAAAGCTGTGGGTTGAAAAATCCCAAGAGTCCTTGGGCTACTTTATCCTGGGCGCACCGGGGATGGGCAAAAGCACTTGGCTAGAAGTGCTGATGACGATTGCTCTGGGGTATATTGGCATCGTTCCCAACTATCGCGGTCTCGTCGTAGACTCAAAACCCGACCAATCAGCAGGGATGGTCCCTTTTCTTGAGGCATTAGGCGTACCTTACAAAATCCTCAATCCCCTAGACCGCACCCGATGTTGCGCTTGGGATATGGCCCTCGATATCACAGGAGAGGCAAGGGCTGCCGAGCTGTCCGCCGTTCTGATTCCAGAGAATGAGAACCAGAAAGACAACAAGTATTTCATTGATGCAGCCCGACTGCTCCTCACCGCCGTCATCGTCGCCCTTCAAACAGCGAAAGGGACGAAATGGACGCTTCGAGACTTGCTCCTTGCTTGCAGCAACAAAAACGATCTGTTGCTGCTATTGAAAAACCATCATCCCCGCTATCAAGCCTACGAGGAGTTTTTCAAAGATAAAAAAGGTAAAAATGAAGTTCTCACGACGCTTCAAGCCAACCTACTCCCCCTCAATATCGTTGCCGCTCGGTGGGAACGCGCTCCAGAAAAGATTTCGCTTCGCAATTGGTTGCGGGGAGAATACGTGCTGGTGATGGGCAGCGATTTTGAATTTCCCGAAACCCTCAAGCGCATCAATCAACTTTTGTTCCGGTTCATCGCCAGCGGACTCAAAAGCCTGCCCGACGACCCCGAACGCCGGGTGTGGATGTTTATCGATGAATTAGCTGCCATTAGCCCATTACCGGAGCTGGAGAATCTGTTAGCCCTCGGACGTTCTAAATCCCTTGGCACCGTCTTGTCCACCCAAAATCTTCCCGCGCTCGTGCGGATTTTAGGACGGGAAAAAACCTTTGAAATTTTTGGCTTGTGCGCTCGGAAAGCCATCATGGGCGTTGACCCGGAAACGGCCAAACTCTTGAGCGAGTATTTCTCCGATTACGAATACGTTGAAACGACCTATAACGCTTCAGTTTCCTACGGTCCGCAGGGAACCAGTACGACAGAGGGAACTCAGGACAAACGTGGCACTCGTCGCACCGTAACGGCCCAACAGTTTATGGACATGAATTTCCCGGCTCCCGGCCCCGAAAACGGTCTCTCAGCATTCTTTACCGCTCCCGGAGAAGGAATCCACTTCCATCGATAC